One genomic window of Corticium candelabrum chromosome 9, ooCorCand1.1, whole genome shotgun sequence includes the following:
- the LOC134184436 gene encoding uncharacterized protein LOC134184436 isoform X2, with product MAIAEPSKGLWAVSLHKFLKELEGCQDDLICVRQEAERIFYEADKLFRPWPSEHVKCDSKSTVASMKERERERECKKTLPCATPADKHVSVSRQEPGTNNGTEIEQANIQESINMEALDKVLAMAVNARKIQAQHEAVEKQGKRLKLNTTVVSLSRSSIDGKIKSRPTRTVVRKTSRYTDSASKHKSLTTSSLVKTRTSGVASEQSRGKTSERGLKPAACTKDEKSEAQQKTMISTPQTEKTAVNAAGDRKDNCHVKTTAPTLKSEQQSCVTQPTPFNLSSDGSDLKIPGSYRRAVLHAERLLENLQVSREKDHSSAAHFIQRLKTTFDFVEHDDQSRECQYSADFPTQISGQCDDLVVTSLNYSDFKELDHYLSLQCETMLLRLDIALCQIALRDILPVLTESLSSHRRSRVVLDLRCVLQLLTPRLRMLPRACVTESRMLIASDNH from the exons ATGGCTATTGCAGAGCCGTCTAAAGGGCTCTGGGCTGTTTCATTGCACAA ATTCCTCAAAGAGCTTGAAGGATGTCAAGACGACCTGATTTGCGTCCGCCAAGAAGCTGAGCGAATTTTTTACGAAGCTGACAAACTCTTTCGTCCCTG GCCAAGTGAACACGTTAAATGTGACAGCAAGTCAACCGTTGCAAGCATGaaggaaagagaaagagaaag GGAATGCAAGAAGACTTTGCCTTGTGCCACACCAGCTGACAAACATGTTAGCGTATCAAGACAAG AACCTGGAACGAATAATGGCACCGAAATAGAACAAGCAAATATTCAAGAGTCTATCAATATGGAAGCTTTGGATAAAGTTCTGGCAATGGCTGTGAATGCAAGAAAAATTCAAGCTCAA CATGAAGCTGTAGAAAAGCAAGGCAAACGTCTAAAGCTAAACACAA CTGTTGTGTCACTGTCTCGTTCCTCTATTGATGGAAAGATAAAATCCAGACCCACAAGGACTGTTGTACGTAAAACATCAAGGTATACAGACAGTGCATCTAAGCACAAGTCGTTGACCACGTCGTCGTTGGTGAAGACTAGAACATCAG GTGTGGCCAGTGAACAATCGCGTGGCAAGACCTCAGAAAgagg TCTTAAGCCAGCAGCATGTACAAAGGATGAGAAGAGTGAAGCCCAGCAGAAAACAATGATCAGTACGCCACAAACGGAAAAGACTGCAGTTAATGCTGCTGGAGACAGAAAGGACAACTGTCACGTGAAGACAACTGCACCAACACTGAAATCCGAACAACAATCATGTGTCACACAACCAACACCATTTAACCTATCAAGTGACGG ATCTGATTTGAAAATTCCAGGCAGCTACAGGAGAGCCGTACTGCATGCTGAACG CTTGCTAGAAAATTTACAAGTATCACGTGAGAAGGATCATTCCTCGGCAGCCCATTTTATTCAGAGACTTAAAACAACA TTTGACTTCGTGGAACATGACGATCAGTCTCGTGAGTGTCAATACTCTGCTGACTTTCCAACACAAATTTCTGGTCAATGTGATGATCTTGTCGTGACAAGTTTGAATTACTCTGATTTCAAA GAACTTGATCATTACTTGTCACTGCAATGCGAAACGATGCTTCTAAGATTAGATATTGCTCTGTGTCAG ATTGCTCTTCGAGATATTCTGCCTGTTTTAACGGAAAGTCTATCTAGTCACAGAAG ATCTCGAGTTGTGCTTGATCTCAGGTGTGTGCTGCAGTTGCTGACACCAAGACTGAGGATGCTGCCAAGGGCTTGTGTGACTGAAAGTAGGATGCTGATTGCCAGTGATAATCACTGA
- the LOC134184085 gene encoding uncharacterized protein LOC134184085, whose amino-acid sequence MGSKPWKLPRVFCKLQSLSVNVRFFSAAVYDSAPGVCDFSYGSSCVYINSAANVYEWNKETTTTYITTDLPSFSNGRCIAGFYDGVHASADVPNPIVNKEPLPKFSLGSGIARRRRGTAQVELAHFKKSTDRQPNLDRVRRSCFRIAGKNVGVTPTKSTSTVLTANKVVSNEVFEVGKFVKHVSNSYIKFTFTASEGLGYYFYCYAHCLPDPLGILDQVGSVEESRSHETFRLFSTSSVGSHTVCLNLKDSVGCGEFAMRFSATILHLSSQSARLSFTPKGVYSSLAQAGCTSPAANET is encoded by the exons ATGGGATCGAAACCATGGAAGCTGCCTAGAGTATTTTGTAAGCTTCAATCGTTATCTGTAAATGTTCGTTTCTTCTCTGCAGCTGTCTACGACTCTGCTCCAGGCGTCTGTGATTTCAGCTACGGAAGCAGCTGCGTGTACATCAACAGCGCCGCTAATGTATACGAGTGGAACAAAGAGACAACTACGACGTATATAACAACTGATCTACCATCGTTTAGTAACGGACGGTGTATTGCTGGCTTTTATGACGGAGTGCACGCATCCGCTGACGTTCCCAACCCAATTGTTAACAAAGAACCACTGCCGAAATTCTCTCTCGGATCCGGAATTGCGAGAAGACGCAGAGGCACCGCTCAAGTCGAGCTTGCGCATTTCAAAAAGAGCACAGACAGGCAACCGAATCTAGACCGCGTTCGCCGTTCGTGCTTCAGAATCGCCGGCAAAAACGTCGGGGTAACGCCGACCAAATCGACGAGCACCGTCCTGACAGCAAACAAGGTTGTATCTAATGAAGTGTTCGAGGTTGGAAAGTTTGTGAAGCATGTCAGTAACAGCTACATCAAGTTTACGTTCACCGCCAGCGAAGGCTTGGGTTACTATTTCTATTGTTATGCGCACTGCTTGCCTGATCCGCTGGGCATTCTCGATCAGGTGGGAAGCGTCGAAGAGAGTAGAAGTCACGAGACGTTCCGGTTGTTTTCGACAAGCAGCGTTGGCAGTCACACGGTGTGTCTCAATCTGAAAGACTCCGTTGGATGTGGAGAATTTGCGATGAGATTCAGTGCGACTATCCTCCATCTTAGCTCCCAATCGGCTCGCTTGTCCTTTACACCCAAAGGAGTATACTCGAGCTTGGCTCAAGCGGGATGTACAA GTCCAGCAGCAAATGAGACATAA
- the LOC134184618 gene encoding uncharacterized protein LOC134184618, giving the protein MVFDTSRLMASLNSTPAVGSLPATADATDWEVLLQHIRSRTVIPFLGAGLSSPILPGWQTLIKEVAEKVKPPDLENVGIEKGNLPMITDMITETLVERLVKTELGIDDTDGSTRSPLGSELLEVFRKHLSRPCDNNPDLLDALLLGKTVDSIDCKDIPDSIRKATQGHRAITTGPWPLILTSNWDTFLEASYGMMGLNRDDVWDCFHPEKQYFHRKTKALPVRYRSDIQQVYAELQAGVKPPRLLKLHGDFTLKGSSELVAGHSDYRHLMVHDVSFARFMQYLCSQYNFLFYGNSLNDPDMLAVLDGMIESLGSEVGPHFWITAGPVSNARKHYLMKNYSVCTIRTKNIKDYEGQLALLTALCNQGWSIPHPLAVKTIEYKISGPDRKTEILVSVSDNLPENIACDLKRNEKPYALAVMVSIDEGGTPTVCHHSQNAYDCGLLNKSCVSASTFDMKSSNWRAQSCSRGCWIVCVQMPHKLEKENLQGIFEATQHFIVKAGSNSYEFSSTPQNTSSSSETLTLILPLLRVSDCLVQHEEVLCAMLSAIGDATKQIVSHTKTIRIVIALGVPTTGRNRIALFAEIDAGRIHVGRVLNRSLHGQMEFTCISPACSYSQQSCDERRWLCRKLYTDIKGSFRDLRKQMGYPDDCKETRSLLEANITDGSSFIFNPFIKAD; this is encoded by the exons ATGGTGTTTGACACGTCGAGGCTGATGGCTAGTTTGAAC TCAACTCCCGCGGTCGGTTCTCTTCCAGCAACTGCAGACGCCACAGACTGGGAAGTCTTGCTGCAACACATTCGGTCTCGTACTGTCATTCCATTCCTTGGCGCTGGTTTGTCCAGTCCTATTCTTCCAGGCTGGCAAACTCTCATCAAGGAGGTTGCAGAGAAAGTGAAACCTCCCGATCTAGAAAACGTTGGAATTGAGAAAGGAAATTTGCCTATGATTACGGACATGATCACCGAGACGCTAGTTGAACGACTAGTCAAAACAGAGCTGGGAATAGACGATACAGATGGCAGCACAAG AAGTCCTTTGGGGTCAGAACTTCTTGAAGTGTTTAGGAAACACTTGAGTCGACCGTGTGACAACAATCCCGACTTGTTGGACGCTTTGCTTCTTGGTAAGACAGTTGACAGCATTGACTGCAAAGACATTCCCGACAGCATTCG AAAGGCCACACAAGGTCATAGAGCTATTACAACAGGGCCTTGGCCATTGATACTTACAAGCAACTGGGACACGTTTCTAGAGGCATCATATGGAATGATGGGACTCAACAGAG ATGACGTTTGGGATTGTTTCCACCCCGAAAAACAGTATTTTCACAGGAAAACAAAGGCACTACCAGTCCGATACAGAAGCGACATCCAGCAG GTCTATGCTGAACTGCAAGCTGGTGTGAAACCACCAAGGCTATTAAAACTACATGGAGATTTTACATTGAAAGGCAGCAGTGAGTTGGTAGCAGGACACTCGGATTACCGTCATCTCATGGTTCATGATGTCTCCTTCGCCAG GTTCATGCAGTACTTGTGCTCTCAGTACAATTTCCTGTTTTATGGCAACTCTTTGAATGACCCAGACATGCTTGCCGTCTTGGATGGAATGATTGAAAGTCTTGGCAG TGAGGTGGGACCTCACTTCTGGATTACTGCTGGCCCAGTTAGCAACGCTAGGAAACATTATCTGATGAAGAACTACTCGGTGTGTACTATTAGAACTAAG AACATCAAAGACTACGAAGGACAACTTGCTCTGCTG ACAGCATTGTGTAATCAAGGATGGTCTATTCCTCATCCTCTGGCTGTGAAAACTATTGAGTATAAG ATATCTGGTCCAGATAGAAAGACTGAAATACTTGTGTCAGTAAGTGACAACTTGCCCGAAAACATTGCCTGTGACTTAAAGAG GAATGAAAAACCTTATGCACTGGCTGTCATGGTCAGCATAGATGAAGGTGGAACTCCTACTGTTTGTCACCATTCTCAAAATGCTTATGACTGTGGACTCCTAAACAAATCATG TGTTTCTGCTTCGACGTTTGATATGAAATCTAGTAATTGGAGAGCACAGAGTTGCTCAAGAGGTTGTTGGATTGTGTGTGTCCAG ATGCCACACAAATTAGAGAAAGAGAATCTGCAGGGCATCTTTGAAGCTACGCAGCACTTTATAGTCAAGGCAGGCAGCAATTCTTACGAGTTTTCAAGTACACCACAGAACACGAGTTCTTCGTCAGAAACTTTGACTCTCATTTTGCCACTGCTGCGAGTTTCTGACTGCTTGGTGCAGCATGAAGAAGTACTCTGTGCTATG CTAAGTGCTATAGGAGATGCCACTAAACAGATTGTGTCTCATACAAAGACTATAAGAATTGTAATAGCCCTGGGAGTGCCAACAACTGGCAGAAACAGGATTGCA TTGTttgctgaaattgatgctgGCAGAATTCACGTAGGGAGAGTTTTG AATCGATCTCTTCATGGTCAAATGGAATTCACGTGCATTTCCCCAGCTTGTTCATATTCTCAACAAAGCTGTGATGAACGGCGCTGGCTTTGCCGGAAACTGTACACAGACATCAAAGGATCTTTCAGAGACCTCAG GAAACAAATGGGTTATCCTGACGATTGTAAAGAAACGAGATCATTGCTTGAAGCCAATATCACTGACGGATCCAGTTTTATCTTCAATCCTTTCATAAAAGCTGATTGA
- the LOC134184082 gene encoding uncharacterized protein LOC134184082 gives MELIATVHRIVLLMQLAMFATVSGGEGEGRATNCDLLSSPEFGNVDYYVDEGGEQKATFTCTDGYTIIGASHLVCLGDRWSSNAPICYLGVFDDSKDASLCHLDSSVGCKYVNDARNPVMWTAKKDVEEDGSIRSAAERLPVALLRCEPQFCPKETSTRRRRRAPQDKTVPDHQKHRIQRHEITHVDRVKSTHLVLNIPRLTRRSAPVFTALRSFVELGKFIKTTMNNFLKFSVTGAQGALYQELYIVAHCLPDPPGHLDHFSSNGYDTIKMVLSGASQTKCLQLKDRVRRCNEFSIRFSVYIQHHISQKIQVTLTPHSTYPSLTTALCTGRDLINP, from the exons ATGGAGTTGATTGCAACTGTTCACAGGATTGTGCTCTTGATGCAGCTGGCCATGTTTGCAACTGTTTCAGGTGGTGAAGGTGAAGGACGAG CCACCAATTGCGACTTGTTGAGTTCTCCAGAGTTTGGTAATGTGGATTATTACGTGGATGAAGGAGGAGAGCAGAAGGCCACGTTCACTTGCACGGATGGCTACACGATTATTGGTGCGTCACACCTCGTCTGTTTGGGTGACCGGTGGAGCAGCAATGCACCCATATGCTACTTGG GTGTCTTCGATGATTCGAAGGATGCTTCTTTGTGTCATTTGGACTCATCGGTTGGTTGTAAGTATGTCAACGATGCTAGAAATCCTGTCATGTGGACGGCCAAGAAGGATGTCGAGGAAGATGGCTCGATAAGGTCGGCTGCTGAGAGACTGCCAGTTGCTCTCCTACGATGCGAACCACAATTTTGTCCAAAAGAAACATCCACAAGGAGACGTCGAAGAGCTCCACAAGACAAAACTGTGCCGGATCATCAAAAGCACAGAATACAGAGACATGAAATTACCCATGTTGACAGGGTCAAATCAACTCACTTAGTACTCAACATACCAAGACTCACTCGACGATCTGCCCCAGTTTTTACTGCCCTGAGAAGTTTTGTTGAACTGGGAAAGTTTATCAAGACAACAATGAATAACTTTTTGAAGTTCTCCGTGACCGGTGCTCAAGGTGCACTCTATCAGGAATTGTACATAGTAGCTCACTGTCTTCCAGACCCTCCTGGGCACCTAGACCACTTCAGCTCCAATGGATATGACACAATCAAAATGGTATTATCTGGAGCCAGTCAGACGAAATGTCTGCAGCTGAAAGACAGAGTTAGACGTTGCAATGAGTTCTCGATTCGGTTTTCTGTCTACATCCAGCACCATATCTCGCAGAAAATTCAGGTCACCCTTACACCCCACAGCACCTACCCTTCACTGACGACAGCATTGTGTACAG GTAGAGATCTTATCAATCCCTGA
- the LOC134184436 gene encoding uncharacterized protein LOC134184436 isoform X1, which translates to MAIAEPSKGLWAVSLHKFLKELEGCQDDLICVRQEAERIFYEADKLFRPWPSEHVKCDSKSTVASMKERERESRECKKTLPCATPADKHVSVSRQEPGTNNGTEIEQANIQESINMEALDKVLAMAVNARKIQAQHEAVEKQGKRLKLNTTVVSLSRSSIDGKIKSRPTRTVVRKTSRYTDSASKHKSLTTSSLVKTRTSGVASEQSRGKTSERGLKPAACTKDEKSEAQQKTMISTPQTEKTAVNAAGDRKDNCHVKTTAPTLKSEQQSCVTQPTPFNLSSDGSDLKIPGSYRRAVLHAERLLENLQVSREKDHSSAAHFIQRLKTTFDFVEHDDQSRECQYSADFPTQISGQCDDLVVTSLNYSDFKELDHYLSLQCETMLLRLDIALCQIALRDILPVLTESLSSHRRSRVVLDLRCVLQLLTPRLRMLPRACVTESRMLIASDNH; encoded by the exons ATGGCTATTGCAGAGCCGTCTAAAGGGCTCTGGGCTGTTTCATTGCACAA ATTCCTCAAAGAGCTTGAAGGATGTCAAGACGACCTGATTTGCGTCCGCCAAGAAGCTGAGCGAATTTTTTACGAAGCTGACAAACTCTTTCGTCCCTG GCCAAGTGAACACGTTAAATGTGACAGCAAGTCAACCGTTGCAAGCATGaaggaaagagaaagagaaag TAGGGAATGCAAGAAGACTTTGCCTTGTGCCACACCAGCTGACAAACATGTTAGCGTATCAAGACAAG AACCTGGAACGAATAATGGCACCGAAATAGAACAAGCAAATATTCAAGAGTCTATCAATATGGAAGCTTTGGATAAAGTTCTGGCAATGGCTGTGAATGCAAGAAAAATTCAAGCTCAA CATGAAGCTGTAGAAAAGCAAGGCAAACGTCTAAAGCTAAACACAA CTGTTGTGTCACTGTCTCGTTCCTCTATTGATGGAAAGATAAAATCCAGACCCACAAGGACTGTTGTACGTAAAACATCAAGGTATACAGACAGTGCATCTAAGCACAAGTCGTTGACCACGTCGTCGTTGGTGAAGACTAGAACATCAG GTGTGGCCAGTGAACAATCGCGTGGCAAGACCTCAGAAAgagg TCTTAAGCCAGCAGCATGTACAAAGGATGAGAAGAGTGAAGCCCAGCAGAAAACAATGATCAGTACGCCACAAACGGAAAAGACTGCAGTTAATGCTGCTGGAGACAGAAAGGACAACTGTCACGTGAAGACAACTGCACCAACACTGAAATCCGAACAACAATCATGTGTCACACAACCAACACCATTTAACCTATCAAGTGACGG ATCTGATTTGAAAATTCCAGGCAGCTACAGGAGAGCCGTACTGCATGCTGAACG CTTGCTAGAAAATTTACAAGTATCACGTGAGAAGGATCATTCCTCGGCAGCCCATTTTATTCAGAGACTTAAAACAACA TTTGACTTCGTGGAACATGACGATCAGTCTCGTGAGTGTCAATACTCTGCTGACTTTCCAACACAAATTTCTGGTCAATGTGATGATCTTGTCGTGACAAGTTTGAATTACTCTGATTTCAAA GAACTTGATCATTACTTGTCACTGCAATGCGAAACGATGCTTCTAAGATTAGATATTGCTCTGTGTCAG ATTGCTCTTCGAGATATTCTGCCTGTTTTAACGGAAAGTCTATCTAGTCACAGAAG ATCTCGAGTTGTGCTTGATCTCAGGTGTGTGCTGCAGTTGCTGACACCAAGACTGAGGATGCTGCCAAGGGCTTGTGTGACTGAAAGTAGGATGCTGATTGCCAGTGATAATCACTGA
- the LOC134184907 gene encoding uncharacterized protein LOC134184907: protein MALSKGLQLLFAVAFLLCSMTNLPVRGWFWRAKLKHFPCHVPVPPAPLYGAVHKTSHTKGLFVYTMVTYTCFNGYKLVGSSRRTCLYRWLGTDPVCQLAVFDSVMGTCDFSYSNNCVYVNSADNEFSWIQETITTTVNNFTTGQDTALDIPGHKSLSFPKNADFVVDLGTTKSVDVFKSTLITVPLQLGSNAGSTKRRSLVVSSPILRHQVHQLSRRSGNAKTTKTTIIVLSPTRVVSNQLFEVGAFIKHSSNNYIKFTFTASQGLGYVLVVYAHCLPDPPGHLDQVGSIDPVGQHKTFTISALSSSGSHTVCLNLRDSVSCHNFAMRFSASILHLKTQSARMTFTPKGVYYSAAEAGCRDVANET, encoded by the exons ATGGCTCTTTCAAAAGGTCTGCAACTGTTGTTCGCGGTCGCATTCCTGCTCTGCTCAATGACCAACTTGCCAGTGCGTGGATGGTTCTGGAGAGCGAAACTCAAACATTTTC CATGTCACGTTCCTGTACCTCCTGCACCTCTCTATGGTGCTGTCCACAAGACTAGTCACACAAAAGGACTGTTTGTGTACACAATGGTG ACGTACACCTGTTTCAATGGATATAAGCTGGTTGGAAGTAGCAGGAGAACTTGTTTATATAGGTGGCTGGGCACGGACCCTGTTTGCCAGTTGG CTGTGTTTGACTCTGTCATGGGGACGTGCGATTTtagctacagcaacaattgTGTATACGTCAACAGTGCTGACAATGAGTTCTCGTGGATCCAAGAGACAATAACTACCACAGTAAACAACTTCACAACCGGACAAGACACTGCCCTTGATATACCAGGGCATAAATCTCTTAGTTTCCCAAAGAACGCTGATTTTGTAGTGGATCTAGGGACAACAAAGTCAGTAGATGTTTTCAAATCGACTTTAATCACAGTGCCACTGCAGCTTGGATCCAACGCTGGTAGCACAAAAAGACGAAGTCTGGTAGTTTCCAGTCCCATTTTAAGGCACCAAGTACATCAACTCAGCAGAAGAAGTGGTAACGCGAAGACAACCAAGACAACCATTATAGTTCTGTCTCCTACTCGAGTTGTGTCTAACCAGTTGTTTGAAGTTGGAGCGTTTATCAAGCACAGCAGCAATAACTACATCAAGTTCACATTTACAGCCAGCCAAGGTCTGGGTTATGTCCTCGTCGTTTATGCACACTGCCTCCCTGACCCACCAGGACACCTGGACCAAGTTGGGAGCATAGATCCTGTAGGACAGCACAAAACCTTCACGATTTCTGCATTGTCATCTAGTGGAAGTcacactgtctgtctcaaCCTGAGGGACTCTGTAAGCTGCCACAATTTTGCTATGCGATTCAGCGCCAGTATTCTCCATCTTAAAACTCAGTCAGCTCGTATGACCTTTACACCAAAAGGAGTATACTACAGCGCTGCAGAAGCAGGATGTCGAG ATGTAGCCAATGAGACATAG